The proteins below come from a single Fusobacterium sp. genomic window:
- the lpxD gene encoding UDP-3-O-(3-hydroxymyristoyl)glucosamine N-acyltransferase, producing MNYKLVDLIALLGCEVKGDLSLENISGLAPFFQAQEDSLTFASDEKFLKKLHETRAKVIIVPDIPLPENIGKIYLKVKENPRTLMPKLLNFFKRETRPFEKMIEDSSKIGNNVKLAPNVYIGHDTVIGDNVVIHPNVTIGEGVTIGEGTVIYSNATIREFCVIGKKCVIQPGAVIGSDGFGFIKIDGNNTKIEQIGHVVLEDEVEIGANTTIDRGTIGNTLIKKFTKIDNLVQIAHNDIIGENCLLISQVGIAGSVEVGDNTTLAGQVGVAGHLKIGSNVVIAAKSGVSGNVGDNQMLSGYPLMDHKEDLKVRVSWKKLPELLKRVRAIEKKLEEK from the coding sequence ATGAACTACAAGTTAGTTGATTTGATTGCCCTCCTTGGTTGTGAAGTAAAGGGAGATTTAAGTCTAGAAAATATTTCTGGACTTGCTCCCTTTTTTCAAGCACAAGAGGACAGTTTGACATTTGCATCAGATGAAAAGTTTTTAAAAAAGCTGCATGAAACTAGAGCAAAAGTAATAATAGTACCAGATATTCCTTTGCCAGAAAATATTGGAAAAATATATTTGAAGGTTAAAGAAAATCCAAGAACACTTATGCCAAAACTTTTGAATTTTTTCAAGAGGGAAACTAGACCTTTTGAAAAAATGATAGAAGATTCCAGCAAAATAGGAAATAATGTCAAACTAGCACCAAATGTTTACATAGGACATGATACTGTAATAGGAGATAATGTAGTTATTCATCCTAATGTAACAATAGGAGAAGGAGTAACAATAGGAGAAGGAACAGTTATTTATTCCAATGCAACTATCAGAGAATTTTGTGTTATTGGAAAAAAATGTGTGATTCAGCCAGGAGCAGTAATAGGATCAGATGGATTTGGATTTATAAAAATTGATGGAAATAATACTAAAATAGAGCAGATAGGACATGTAGTATTGGAAGATGAAGTAGAGATAGGAGCTAATACTACAATAGATAGAGGAACTATTGGAAATACTCTAATTAAAAAATTTACTAAAATAGATAATCTAGTACAAATAGCTCACAATGATATTATTGGAGAAAATTGTCTTCTTATATCTCAAGTAGGTATAGCAGGAAGTGTTGAAGTAGGAGACAATACCACTCTTGCAGGACAAGTAGGAGTAGCAGGACATTTAAAAATAGGAAGTAATGTAGTTATAGCAGCCAAATCAGGTGTAAGTGGAAATGTAGGAGATAATCAAATGCTTTCAGGATATCCTTTAATGGATCATAAAGAAGATTTGAAAGTGAGAGTTTCTTGGAAAAAACTTCCTGAATTGTTAAAGAGAGTAAGAGCTATAGAAAAAAAATTAGAAGAAAAATAG
- a CDS encoding OmpH family outer membrane protein, with amino-acid sequence MKKILIPAMALMLSVSAFAMKVGYVNSQEAFAKFSQTKTVQENLNKEKTRLENEIKQKEVALQKAQLELQAKGAKVTDKEKTTFEGQVKAFQKFIQDSQTKLSKEEFTRFQTIETTMNNAISEVAKTGKYDYVFEAGAVKFGGENITDKVISTMEKNKK; translated from the coding sequence ATGAAAAAAATATTAATACCAGCAATGGCATTGATGCTATCAGTATCAGCATTTGCTATGAAAGTTGGTTATGTTAACTCACAAGAGGCTTTTGCTAAATTTTCCCAAACTAAAACAGTTCAAGAAAATTTAAATAAAGAAAAAACTAGACTTGAAAATGAAATCAAACAAAAAGAAGTAGCACTTCAGAAAGCACAACTTGAACTTCAAGCAAAAGGAGCAAAAGTTACTGATAAAGAAAAAACAACTTTTGAAGGACAAGTAAAAGCTTTCCAAAAATTTATACAGGATTCTCAAACTAAATTAAGCAAAGAGGAATTTACAAGATTTCAAACTATTGAAACTACAATGAATAATGCAATTTCAGAAGTAGCTAAAACTGGAAAATATGATTATGTATTTGAAGCTGGAGCAGTAAAATTTGGTGGAGAAAATATAACTGATAAAGTAATAAGTACTATGGAAAAAAACAAGAAATAG
- a CDS encoding outer membrane protein assembly factor, giving the protein MRKQLIVLMVFLLGLFSFGAESNYSIKKVEVINNREIPFEIILENMRSKEGEKFVTDNMIEDYKNIKGLEYVNDVSIQPTVYDGGIKLTVDITENRDAKSMLEKKGIIPLSERGKVDTSLLVNSIEFIGNHYVSTKDLMDKVPVKVGSYFSKNKVIEGHKDLIESGYFRDVIPDAVKSGKGVKVIYEVMENPILNGVNIIGNTVYTTEDLMKVIQTEPGKIFNINTIREDRDRILKKYQDDGYTLTEVTDIGINGNLELEIYLSEGTIRDIQFKKMVTKQKGARRKPTDDVLKTKTYVIERELEFSKDEIFNSNKYDETVKNLMRLGHFKNVKYESRDIPGDPDGKTIVLLLDEERTAILQGAISYGSEIGLLGTISIKDTNWKGKGQELGFTFEKSDEDYTSFSINFYDPWIKDTDRISWGWSIYKNSYEDDDSKLFHEIDTIGAKFNIGKGLTKNVRLSLGTKFEYVEEKARKSKFYENGGKYYWSNGGPEVRGIDDDYFIWSLFPSLTYDTRNHFWNPTAGEYAKLQLEGGYAGGYDGDVFGNVTLELRKYHRGFFKNNTFAYKVVGGIMTDSTKEAQRFWVGGGSTLRGYDGGFFKGTQKLVGTVENRTQINELLGFVVFFDAGRAWKQNGRDLEYGQDADFPDKVATTAGVGLRLNTPIGPLRFDFGWPVGDKMDSGMEFYFNMGQSF; this is encoded by the coding sequence ATGAGAAAGCAATTAATAGTACTAATGGTTTTTCTATTGGGACTTTTCAGTTTTGGTGCTGAATCTAACTACAGCATAAAAAAGGTGGAAGTTATAAACAATAGAGAAATTCCTTTTGAAATCATTTTAGAAAATATGAGATCAAAAGAGGGAGAGAAGTTTGTAACAGATAATATGATTGAAGATTACAAAAATATCAAAGGGTTAGAATATGTAAATGATGTTTCTATTCAACCAACAGTTTATGATGGAGGAATAAAGCTAACTGTTGATATAACAGAAAACAGAGATGCAAAATCTATGCTTGAGAAAAAAGGAATCATACCTCTTTCAGAAAGAGGAAAAGTTGATACTTCTTTGTTAGTAAATTCAATTGAATTTATTGGAAACCATTATGTGAGCACTAAAGATCTTATGGATAAAGTTCCAGTAAAAGTTGGAAGTTATTTTTCTAAAAATAAAGTTATAGAAGGGCATAAAGATCTTATTGAAAGTGGATATTTCAGAGATGTTATTCCTGATGCTGTAAAAAGTGGAAAAGGGGTAAAAGTAATATATGAAGTTATGGAAAACCCTATTCTTAATGGTGTAAATATTATAGGAAACACTGTTTATACAACAGAAGATCTTATGAAAGTAATACAGACTGAACCAGGAAAAATATTCAATATAAATACTATCAGAGAAGATAGAGATAGAATCTTAAAAAAATATCAAGATGATGGTTATACACTTACTGAGGTTACAGATATAGGAATTAATGGAAATCTAGAACTTGAAATTTATTTGAGTGAAGGAACAATAAGAGATATCCAATTCAAAAAAATGGTAACAAAGCAAAAAGGTGCTAGAAGAAAACCTACTGATGATGTTTTAAAAACTAAAACATATGTAATAGAGAGAGAACTAGAGTTTTCTAAAGATGAAATATTTAATTCAAATAAATATGATGAAACTGTAAAAAATTTAATGAGATTAGGACATTTTAAAAATGTTAAATATGAATCAAGAGATATTCCTGGAGATCCAGATGGAAAAACAATAGTGCTTCTTCTTGATGAAGAAAGAACTGCTATTCTTCAGGGAGCAATATCTTATGGTTCTGAAATAGGTCTGTTAGGAACTATTTCAATAAAAGATACTAACTGGAAAGGAAAAGGGCAAGAGCTTGGGTTTACATTTGAAAAATCAGATGAAGACTATACAAGTTTCTCAATTAATTTTTATGATCCTTGGATCAAAGATACAGATAGAATTTCATGGGGATGGAGCATTTATAAAAATAGTTATGAAGATGATGATAGTAAATTATTCCATGAAATAGATACTATTGGAGCTAAATTCAACATAGGTAAAGGACTTACTAAAAATGTAAGATTGAGTCTTGGAACTAAATTTGAATATGTAGAAGAAAAAGCTCGAAAAAGTAAGTTTTATGAAAATGGTGGAAAATATTACTGGTCTAATGGCGGACCAGAGGTTAGAGGAATTGATGACGATTACTTCATTTGGAGTTTATTCCCATCTTTAACTTATGATACAAGAAATCATTTCTGGAATCCTACAGCAGGGGAATATGCTAAGCTTCAATTAGAAGGTGGATATGCTGGTGGTTATGATGGTGACGTTTTTGGAAATGTTACATTAGAACTTAGAAAATATCATAGAGGATTCTTTAAAAATAATACATTTGCTTATAAAGTTGTTGGAGGAATTATGACTGATTCTACTAAAGAAGCTCAAAGATTCTGGGTAGGTGGAGGAAGCACACTTAGAGGATATGATGGTGGATTCTTTAAAGGTACTCAAAAACTTGTTGGTACTGTAGAGAACAGAACTCAAATTAATGAACTTCTAGGATTTGTTGTATTCTTTGATGCAGGTAGAGCATGGAAACAAAATGGAAGAGACTTAGAATATGGTCAAGATGCAGACTTCCCAGATAAAGTTGCTACAACAGCAGGAGTAGGATTAAGACTTAATACACCTATTGGTCCATTAAGATTTGACTTTGGATGGCCAGTGGGAGACAAAATGGATAGTGGAATGGAGTTCTATTTTAATATGGGACAATCATTTTAA